In one Acidimicrobiales bacterium genomic region, the following are encoded:
- a CDS encoding DUF3817 domain-containing protein, with translation MTDGATMRGLPGALLRYRAMAYTVGVGLIILVFVGIPLQFGAGTKAVVEVVGPIHGFLYIVYLAAALDLA, from the coding sequence GTGACGGACGGCGCGACGATGCGGGGCCTGCCGGGGGCCCTCCTGCGCTACCGCGCCATGGCCTACACGGTCGGCGTCGGCCTGATCATCCTCGTGTTCGTGGGCATCCCGCTGCAGTTCGGCGCCGGCACCAAGGCGGTCGTCGAGGTGGTCGGGCCCATCCACGGCTTCCTGTACATCGTCTACCTGGCCGCCGCCCTCGACCTGGCCA
- a CDS encoding SRPBCC family protein, with the protein MQEHRYSVDIDGTPDEVWGVFWSRRSFRGPDGMGIEILHPGDDVGEGLVRHCWFHVPRYLLSGGKAESWEWLTKVDPPRSWKYDAVGKPLWSRAEGWTELEDLGGGRTRVHFRETYHAFNPLARALLEKRVHHFISGNNDKMIAAAVNEGVRRMRAARADRAATDPR; encoded by the coding sequence GTGCAGGAGCACCGGTACTCCGTGGACATCGACGGCACCCCCGACGAGGTCTGGGGGGTGTTCTGGTCCCGGCGCTCGTTCCGGGGCCCCGACGGCATGGGCATCGAGATCCTCCATCCCGGGGACGACGTCGGTGAGGGACTGGTCCGCCACTGCTGGTTCCACGTCCCGCGCTACCTCCTGTCGGGCGGCAAGGCCGAGTCGTGGGAGTGGCTGACCAAGGTGGACCCGCCCCGCTCATGGAAGTACGACGCCGTCGGCAAGCCCCTGTGGTCGCGTGCCGAGGGGTGGACCGAGCTGGAGGACCTGGGCGGGGGGCGCACCCGGGTGCACTTCCGCGAGACCTACCACGCCTTCAACCCCCTGGCCCGGGCCCTCCTCGAGAAGCGGGTGCACCACTTCATCTCCGGCAACAACGACAAGATGATCGCCGCCGCCGTGAACGAGGGCGTTCGCCGGATGCGGGCGGCACGCGCCGACCGGGCCGCTACCGACCCCCGGTAG
- a CDS encoding peroxiredoxin, which produces MLRPGDVVDDFELPDQSGTPRKLSELVAGGPVVLFFYPAAMTAGCTRESCHFRDLGAEFSAVGASRVGISRDAVDKQKQFSDKHSFDYPLLSDPDRKVAGLFGVDAGFKLGPVKRATFVIDRDRKILDVVRSEINMNAHADRALAALRARVQN; this is translated from the coding sequence ATGCTCCGGCCTGGTGACGTGGTTGACGACTTCGAGCTGCCTGATCAGTCCGGCACGCCGAGGAAGCTGAGCGAGCTCGTGGCGGGCGGGCCGGTGGTGCTGTTCTTCTACCCCGCCGCCATGACGGCGGGATGCACCCGGGAGAGCTGCCACTTCCGGGACCTCGGCGCCGAGTTCTCGGCCGTGGGGGCCAGCCGGGTCGGGATCAGCCGCGACGCGGTCGACAAGCAGAAGCAGTTCTCCGACAAGCACAGCTTCGACTATCCCCTCCTGTCGGATCCCGACCGGAAGGTGGCCGGGCTGTTCGGCGTCGACGCCGGCTTCAAGCTCGGGCCGGTGAAGCGGGCCACGTTCGTGATCGATCGGGACCGGAAGATCCTCGACGTGGTCAGGTCCGAGATCAACATGAACGCCCACGCCGACCGGGCCCTGGCGGCATTGCGGGCCCGCGTCCAGAACTAG
- the def gene encoding peptide deformylase produces MTVRSIRLFGDPVLRQKATAVTDFDRSLERLVADLSDTLVDAGGAGLAAPQIGVGLRVFVYGVMDPDTPGEAGVGHIVNPVLVEQSPEQVEDEEGCLSIPGLTYGLNRPWRIVATGSDCHGEPVRVEGSERLARCLAHETDHLDGILFVDRLDPERRRAAMREIRLLLLEGEDVRVKESPHSRPM; encoded by the coding sequence GTGACCGTCCGATCGATCAGGCTCTTCGGGGACCCGGTGCTCCGCCAGAAGGCCACGGCCGTCACCGACTTCGACAGGTCGCTCGAGCGGCTGGTGGCCGACCTCTCCGACACCCTGGTCGACGCCGGCGGCGCCGGCCTGGCCGCCCCCCAGATCGGGGTGGGCCTGCGCGTGTTCGTGTACGGGGTCATGGACCCCGACACGCCCGGTGAGGCCGGGGTCGGCCACATCGTGAACCCGGTCCTGGTCGAGCAGTCCCCGGAGCAGGTGGAGGACGAGGAGGGGTGCCTGTCGATCCCCGGGCTCACCTACGGGCTCAACCGGCCCTGGCGCATCGTGGCCACCGGTTCCGACTGCCACGGGGAGCCGGTGCGGGTGGAGGGGTCGGAGCGCCTGGCCCGCTGCCTGGCCCACGAGACCGACCACCTGGACGGCATCCTGTTCGTCGACCGCCTGGACCCCGAGCGCCGGCGGGCGGCCATGCGGGAGATCCGGCTCCTGCTGCTCGAGGGGGAGGACGTCCGGGTGAAGGAGTCTCCGCACAGCCGTCCGATGTAA